One Palaemon carinicauda isolate YSFRI2023 chromosome 5, ASM3689809v2, whole genome shotgun sequence DNA window includes the following coding sequences:
- the LOC137641117 gene encoding uncharacterized protein, translating to MPRDYKKKIKPCNEETVRKALEEIQHGASVRSTALKYCMSISMLRNRVLTIGEEHTDKRTALSPELEDKLKSALLEMEEMGFGPTMTEFTGIVHDHVVANEIPTPFVGGRPGYEWAASFLSRHNLRLKKVGTMQLARKNVTADPFVIYGYCDLLQRAQERLGISHRPEYCITIPPVVVFRGKHMQSTWKSTQDIPGTQYAVSENGWMTTPILEDIFKYFVDETKERRPLLLILDGHTSHTSIATVELVKKENISILKLPAHCTDVLQPLDVTCFAPLKNYYQYALNDLVNNTGAREPLRKCGFVNMLCSVWEKGFSPQNIKKGFESTGIYPCNRDK from the exons ATGCCTCGTGActacaaaaagaaaatcaaaccctGTAATGAAGAAACTGTGAGGAAAGCATTAGAAGAAATACAGCATGGAGCTTCAGTGCGGTCAACTGCATTGAAGTACTGTATGTCAATTTCTATGCTCCGAAACAGAGTATTAACTATCGGAGAAGAACACACCGATAAAAGG ACAGCCCTCTCACCTGAGCTAGAGGACAAGCTGAAGAGTGCACTTCTGGaaatggaggagatgggttttggACCAACAATGACAGAATTTACGGGTATTGTCCACGATCATGTAGTCGCCAATGAGATTCCAACCCCTTTCGTGGGTGGTCGTCCAGGTTACGAATGGGCTGCTTCATTTCTCAGTAGACATAATCTTCGTCTAAAAAAGGTAGGAACAATGCAGTTAGCTCGAAAAAATGTAACTGctgacccttttgtgatttatggatatTGCGACTTGCTTCAGAGAGCACAAGAACGTCTTGGTATAAGTCATAGACCAGAAT ATTGTATTACTATTCCTCCTGTAGTGGTATTTAGAGGAAAGCACATGCAAAGTACCTGGAAAAGTACACAAGACATTCCTGGAACACAATATGCTGTTTCCGAAAATGGTTGGATGACAACACCAATCTTAGAGGACATTTTCAAGTATTTCGTAGACGAAACAAAAGAAAGGCGTCCTTTACTGTTAATTCTCGATGGCCATACTAGTCATACCTCAATAGCAACTGTTGAATTggtgaagaaagaaaacatatcTATATTAAAACTTCCTGCTCACTGTACTGATGTTCTTCAACCACTTGATGTTACCTGTTTTGCCCCATTAAAGAATTACTATCAATATGCTTTGAATGATCTTGTCAATAATACAGGAGCCCGAGAACCACTGAGAAAATGTGGTTTTGTAAATATGCTATGCTCAGTTTGGGAGAAAGGATTCTCCCCACAGAATATAAAGAAAGGATTCGAGAGTACAGGGATTTATCCTTGCAacagggataaataa